The following proteins are co-located in the Peromyscus maniculatus bairdii isolate BWxNUB_F1_BW_parent chromosome 23, HU_Pman_BW_mat_3.1, whole genome shotgun sequence genome:
- the LOC143270513 gene encoding putative sperm motility kinase W, which yields MGSHMEEDILEKDFRMLTSLGYGSFGEVKLACHLPTHTRVAVKVLEKNTNSVADISTEVNILQSLEHRNIVRFFDMIDSLTTTYLIMEYVAGEDLESFLQAQGCLKEEEARGIFRQVVSAVHFLHQRHIAHRDIKLENILVDAAGNAKLCDFGMAIEITEGQKLEEICGSLLYWAPEILARKPYDGLAGDMWSLGIVLYVLVTGHFPYMEETLEGMHRVITTTMCPIPYHLSKPCYFIIARLLMVPIWYRFTICQLVERAWLGPIQEHVLPATKEILPKVVETMCTISYTCEEIVSSLTHRQEDNHVTATCNILKYQLSAGGSHQQEQMPWLPNSPAVSVCLPLPLKRASEPAFTTSTHAGKGHFKEEGVEETGKRCRSYTMPHRSSFLEVLSSSENTVPERDALMADVINTAAEDIAVNRNSVGTLPGNLSSPELVLEATHTAILNLGFCEEDSSQGSVIPSDQPQVAPLTSGSRLFRAWKLVRKGISHALRALCCCCCTPSVETEMAQ from the exons ATGGGCAGCCACATGGAAGAGGACattcttgaaaaggatttcaggatgttaACATCTCTAGGTTATGGTTCCTTTggggaggtgaagctggcctgccaccttcccacacatacacgagtggctgtcaaggtccttgagaaaaacaccaacagTGTGGCTGACATCAGTACTGAAGTGAACATCCTTCAGTCTTTAGAACATAGGAACATCGTTCGATTTTTTGACATGATCGACTCACTGACAACCACTTATCTGattatggagtatgtggcagGAGAAGATCTGGAGAGCTTCCTCCAGGCACAGGGCTgtctaaaggaggaggaggctagagggattttccggcaggtggtgtcagcggttcacttcctccaccagagacacatcgcacaccgtgatatcaaattagaaaacatcctagtcgatgcagcaggaaatgcaaagctttgtgactttggtatggcaattgaaatcacagaggggcagaagttggaggagatctgtggctccttgctctattgggccccagagatcttggCCAGAAAACCCTAtgatggactggcaggtgatatgtggagcttgggtatCGTCCTCTATGTCCTGGTCACAGGGCACTTCccatacatggaagaaacccttgaaggtatgcacagggtcatcaccaccacaatgtgtCCCATTCCCTACCATCTGTCAAAACCCTGTTATTTCATCATTGCCCGACTACTCATGGTCCCTATCTGGTACCGATTCACAATCTGTCAGCTTGTGGAAAGAGCATGGCTGGGCCCAATTCAAGAACATGTACTGCCTGCTaccaaagaaatcctgcccaaGGTCGTGGAGACTATGTGCACCATCAGCTATACATGTGAGGAGATTGTTTCATCCCTAACTCACAGGCAAGAAGATAATCATGTAACAGCTACTTGcaacattctcaaatatcagCTGAGTGCTGGAGGCAGCCATCAGCAAGAGCAGATGCCCTGGTTACCCAACAGCCCTGCAGTTTCTGtttgcctccctctccccttgaaGAGAGCCAGTGAACCAGCATTTACAACCAGTACACATGCTGGGAAGGGTCACTTTAAGGAGGAGGGTGTGGAGGAAACAGGCAAAAGATGTAGAAGCTACACCATgcctcacagatcctccttcctggaggtgctgtcctcttcagaaaacacagtcccagaaagagatgctctTATGGCTGATGTCATCAACACTGCTGCAGAGGACATTGCAGTCAACAGGAATTCTGTTGGCACCCTGCCTGGCAATCTCTCCTCTCCCGAATTAGTCTTGGAGGCAACACACACAGCAattctgaacctgggcttctgtgaagaagatTCATCCCAGGGGTCAGTCATTCCCAGTGATCAGCCCCAGGTGGCACCCCTGACATCTGGATCCAGGCTATTCAGGGCCTGGAAACTTGTGAGGAAGGGAATTTCCCATGCATTGAGagcactgtgctgctgctgctgcaccccAAG tgtggaaactgaaatggccCAATAG
- the LOC143270514 gene encoding insulin receptor-like — MGPLYASSNPEYLSASDVFPSSVYVPDEWEVPREKITLLRELGQGSFGMVYEGKAKDIIKGEAETRVAVKTVNESASLRERIEFLNEASVMKGFTCHHVVRLLVVVSKGQPTLVVMELMAHGDLKSHLRSLRPDAENNPGRPPPTLQEMIQMTAEIADGMAYLNAKKFVHRDLAARNCMVAHDFTVKIGDFGMTRDIYETDYYRKGGKGLLPVRWMSPESLKDGVFTASSDMWSFGVVLWEITSLAEQPYQGLSNEQVLKFVMDGGYLEPPDNCPERLTDLMCMCWHFNPKMRPTFLEIVNLLKDDLHPSFPEVSFFYSDENKAPESEELEMSSRTWRMSPWIGPLTVRGKRLAAGREGPL, encoded by the exons ATGGGACCATTGTATGCATCTTCAAACCCTGAGTACCTCAGTGCCAGTGATG tgtttccttcttctgtgtACGTGCCGGATGAGTGGGAGGTGCCTCGAGAGAAGATCACCCTCCTGCGAGAGCTGGGACAGGGATCCTTTGGTATGGTGTATGAGGGCAAGGCCAAGGATATCATCAAGGGCGAGGCAGAGACCCGTGTTGCAGTGAAGACTGTCAATGAGTCAGCCAGTCTCCGAGAACGGATCGAGTTCCTCAACGAGGCATCAGTCATGAAGGGGTTCACCTGCCATCATGTG GTCCGCCTCCTTGTGGTGGTGTCCAAGGGCCAGCCAACACTGGTAGTGATGGAATTGATGGCTCATGGAGACCTGAAAAGTCACCTCCGTTCTCTGCGACCGGATGCTGAG AATAACCCAGGCCGTCCTCCCCCTACCTTGCAAGAAATGATTCAAATGACAGCAGAAATTGCTGATGGCATGGCATACTTGAATGCCAAGAAGTTTGTGCACCGGGACCTGGCAGCTCGAAACTGCATGGTTGCTCATGATTTTACCGTCAAAATTGGAG ACTTTGGGATGACGAGAGACATCTACGAGACAGATTACTATCGGAAAGGGGGTAAGGGCCTGCTGCCTGTGCGGTGGATGTCACCCGAGTCCCTGAAGGATGGAGTCTTCACCGCCTCTTCTGATATGTG GTCCTTTGGAGTGGTCCTTTGGGAAATCACTAGCCTGGCTGAGCAACCTTACCAAGGCCTGTCTAATGAACAGGTGTTGAAATTTGTCATGGATGGAGGCTATCTGGAGCCACCTGATAATTGTCCTGAGAGACT TACTGACCTGATGTGCATGTGCTGGCATTTCAACCCCAAGATGAGGCCAACCTTCCTGGAAATCGTCAACCTGCTCAAGGATGACCTCCACCCCAGCTTTCCAGAAGTTTCCTTCTTCTACAGCGACGAGAACAAGGCTCCTGAGAGTGAGGAGCTGGAGATGAGTTCGAGGACATGGAGAATGTCCCCTTGGATAGGTCCTCTCACTGTCAGAGGGAAGAGGCTGGCAGCCGGGAGGGAGGGTCCTCTCTGA